A part of Anas acuta chromosome 26, bAnaAcu1.1, whole genome shotgun sequence genomic DNA contains:
- the APBA3 gene encoding amyloid-beta A4 precursor protein-binding family A member 3: MAAASSRSAPAGPAPFRSGPGAAPPPGPLRAPLPVPCPPPPAAMESSMDFQAEPSAPEPPAMDTEEGPGGQPAAPGPGVEPPGTGTGTAGGRRGGEAAPGTGTAEASGRDGGEEVEEPGVGGAPRGAGPPRAPSSGDMELDEAPEDAEAAEMQGLLAQLETLDPSLRDAPEPPLASSPGTAPAVGERQPRGSAGCRGGCRPCPLHVATGRGLATRPCCSQHSACSRPCHGLLFAEADREDLLSLLSYEGGLPEAGEETPLARSDVLAGTSLEMLQAPEEAVAAVVEPGGPGGSQGGPAGGWFYGEGLGEVDPTCEGNRDSSPEPTWAALSPAAAPEKERLPQGSVTNKESSSSCPAFKDVPGPCDPEDLLDGVIFGAKYLGSTQLVSERNPPTSVRMAQAQEAVDRIKAPEGESQPMTEVDLFVSTQRIKVLTADTQEAMMDHSLQTISYIADIGSLVVLMARRKLPRRAEAAEEKRLYKMICHVFHSADAQIIAQAIGQAFGVAYQRFLEANSIDPSELSPRQYSRALEDQEQYNAELTHFSRQENCKDVCIRKQKGEILGIAIVESGWGSILPTVVVANLMHGGPAERSGELSIGDRLMSVNGTSLVGLPLTTCQSIIRELKHQTEVTLNIVHCPPVTTAVIRRPDSKYQLGFCVENGVICSLMRGGIAEKGGIRVGHRIIEINGQSVVATPHEKIIQILTQAVSEVHIKTMPASTYRLLTGQEQPVFL; encoded by the exons ATGGCGGCGGCCTCGTCCCGCTCCGCCCCGGCCGGGCCCGCTCCGTTCCGCTCCGGGCCCGGGGCAGCGCCACCCCCAGGGCCCCTCCGTGCCCCGCTCCCcgtcccctgccccccccccccagccgccaTGGAGAGCAGCATGGACTTCCAGGCTGAGCCCTCGGCCCCCGAGCCGCCGGCCATGGACACGGAGGAAGGGCCGGGGGggcagcccgcagccccggggcccgGCGTGGAGCCCCCCGgtaccggcaccggcaccgccgGGGGTCGGCGAGGGGGTGAAGCAGCcccgggcaccggcaccgccgAGGCCTCGGGACGAGAcgggggagaggaggtggaggagccCGGCGTGGGGGGAGCCCctcggggagcggggccgccccgcgcccccagCAGCGGGGACATGGAGCTGGACGAAGCCCCCGAGGACGCGGAGGCGGCGGAGatgcaggggctgctggcacagctcgAGACCCTCGACCCCAGCCTCCGCGATGCCCCGGAGCCGCCGTTGGCCTCgagccccggcacggccccggcggTGGGCGAGCGGCAGCCGAGGGGCTCCGCGGGGTGTCGGGGCGGGTGCCGGCCGTGCCCGCTGCATGTGGCCACGGGCAGGGGCCTGGCGACgcggccctgctgctcccagcactcGGCCTGCTCCCGGCCCTGCCACGGGCTGCTCTTCGCCGAGGCCGACCGGGAGGATCTGCTGAGCCTCCTGAGCTACGAGGGGGGATTGCCcgaagctggtgaagagacGCCCCTGGCCCGCTCCGACGTGCTGGCCGGGACCAGCCTGGAGATGCTGCAGGCTCCAGAGGAAGCGGTGGCGGCGGTGGTGGAGCCCGGAGGGCCGGGCGGCTCGCAGGGGGGACCTGCTGGTGGATGGTTTTATGGAGAGGGGCTCGGCGAGGTTGACCCCACCTGCGAGGGCAACCGGGACAGTTCGCCAGAGCCAACCTGGGCGGCCCTGTCTCCTGCTGCGGCCCCGGAGAAAGAGCGGCTGCCCCAAGGCAGCGTCACT AACAAGGAGTCCTCTTCCTCCTGTCCAGCCTTCAAAGATG TTCCAGGCCCCTGCGACCCAGAGGATCTGCTGGACGGGGTGATTTTTGGGGCAAAGTACCTGGGCTCCACGCAGCTGGTCTCCGAGAGGAACCCCCCCACCAGCGTCCGCATGGCGCAGGCGCAGGAGGCTGTGGACAGGATCAAG GCACCGGAGGGGGAGTCCCAGCCCATGACAGAGGTGGATCTGTTTGTCTCCACGCAGAGGATCAAGGTGCTCACGGCTGACACACAG GAGGCTATGATGGATCACTCCCTGCAGACCATCTCCTACATTGCCGACATCGGCTCCCTGGTGGTGCTCATGGCACGCCGCAAGCTGCCTCGGCGAgcggaggcggcggaggagAAGCGGCTCTACAAGATGATCTGCCACGTCTTCCACTCGGCCGAT GCCCAGATCATCGCTCAGGCCATCGGGCAGGCATTTGGTGTGGCTTACCAGCGCTTCCTGGAGGCCAACAGCATCGACCCGAGTGAGCTGAGCCCTCGCCAGTACAGCCGTGCCCTTGAGGACCAGGAGCAGTACAATGCAGAGCTGACCCACTTCTCCCGGCAGGAGAACTGCAAGGAT GTCTGCATCCGGAAGCAGAAGGGGGAGATCCTGGGCATCGCCATCGTGGAGTCGGGCTGGGGCTCCATCCTGCCCACGGTGGTGGTCGCCAACCTCATGCACGGGGGCCCTGCGGAGCGCTCGGGCGAGCTGAGCATCGGGGACCGCCTCATGTCCGTCAACGGGACGAGCCTGGTGGGGCTGCCCCTCACCACCTGCCAGAGCATCATCCGG GAGCTGAAGCACCAGACGGAGGTGACACTGAACATAGTGCACTGTCCCCCCGTCACCACGGCTGTCATCCGGCGCCCCGACTCCAAGTACCAGCTGGGCTTCTGCGTTGAGAACGGCGTG ATCTGCAGCCTGATGCGCGGGGGCATCGCAGAGAAAGGCGGCATCCGTGTGGGGCACCGCATCATCGAGATCAACGGGCAGAGCGTGGTGGCCACGCCGCACGAGAAGATCATCCAGATCCTCACGCAGGCTGTCAGCGAG GTCCACATCAAGACCATGCCAGCCTCCACGTACCGCTTGCTGacggggcaggagcagcccgtGTTCCTCTGA
- the MRPL54 gene encoding large ribosomal subunit protein mL54 has translation MAARLLLRAASAVRHGPARGYAKKPGTKVKGKSVPKEELKGPEVCTDPVKLATYAMGVNYHKDSPDVALKPDSEYPDWLFQIHLGPPKKLEEMDPDSIEYWRRLRKYNTWQRNRLKKGKKL, from the exons atggCCGCGCGGCTGCTGCTGAGGGCGGCCAGCGCCGtgcggcacggcccggcccgggggtACGCCAAGAAACCGG GCACGAAGGTGAAGGGTAAGAGCGTGCCGAAGGAGGAGCTGAAGGGGCCGGAGGTGTGCACGGACCCCGTCAAGCTGGCCACCTATGCCATGGGTGTCAACTACCACAAGGACAGCCCCGACGTGGCCCTGAAGCCCGACTCCGAGTACCCCGACTG GCTTTTCCAGATCCACCTGGGGCCCCCCAAGAAGCTGGAGGAGATGGACCCCGACTCCATCGAGTACTGGAGGCGCCTGCGGAAGTACAACACGTGGCAGCGCAACCGGCTGAAGAAGGGCAAGAAGCTGTAG